Proteins encoded within one genomic window of Aquarana catesbeiana isolate 2022-GZ linkage group LG03, ASM4218655v1, whole genome shotgun sequence:
- the SNAPC5 gene encoding snRNA-activating protein complex subunit 5, which produces MLSRLQELKKEEETLLKIKAALNDQLNRLKVEELTLQSIISAGEGQDLQAEPPQVDSKNVDDETVINQTQLQLDTLDYNDEEMEEEEEEEEEDSDT; this is translated from the exons ATGCTGAGTCGCCTGCAGGAgctgaagaaggaggaggagactcTGCTGAAGATCAAGGCGGCTCTGAATGACCAACTCAACAGGTTGAAG GTTGAGGAGCTGACACTTCAGTCTATAATCAGCGCTGGAGAAGGTCAGGATCTCCAAGCAGAGCCACCGCAAGTG GATTCTAAGAATGTGGATGACGAAACTGTGATCAATCAGACTCAACTGCAGCTGGACACACTGGATTATAACGatgaggagatggaggaggaggaagaggaagaagaggaggactcggACACCTAG